A region of Ictidomys tridecemlineatus isolate mIctTri1 chromosome 4, mIctTri1.hap1, whole genome shotgun sequence DNA encodes the following proteins:
- the Or51b4 gene encoding olfactory receptor 51B4 gives MWSNNTAAPFLLTGFLGSEAIHHWISIPFFFIYLSILLGNGTLLFLIWNDHSLHEPMYYFLAVLAGTDLGMTLTTMPTVLGVLLLNQREIAQGACFTQSYFIHTLAIVESGILLAMAYDRFIAIRSPLRYNSILTNSQVIKIGLGVMLRGFVSIVPPILPLFWFPYCRSHVLSHAFCLHQDVMKLACADITFNRLYPVVLVALTIFLDALIILFSYILILKTVMGIASGEERAKALNTCVSHMSCVLVFYITVIGLTFIHRFGKHVPHVVHITMSYVYFLFPPFMNPIIYSIKTKQIQKSIIHLFSGHGRA, from the coding sequence ATGTGGTCCAACAACACTGCTGCTCCCTTCTTGCTGACTGGCTTTCTGGGCTCAGAAGCAATTCACCACTGGATCTCCatccctttctttttcatctaTCTCTCCATCCTCTTAGGGAATGGCACACTTCTCTTCCTCATTTGGAATGACCACAGCCTTCATGAGCCCATGTACTACTTCCTGGCTGTGCTGGCAGGTACAGATCTTGGAATGACATTGACTACAATGCCCACAGTCCTGGGTGTCCTGTTGCTGAACCAGAGGGAGATTGCCCAGGGTGCCTGTTTCACTCAGTCCTACTTCATCCACACACTAGCTATCGTAGAATCAGGTATCTTGCTTGCCATGGCCTATGACCGTTTTATTGCCATCCGCTCTCCTCTGAGGTACAACTCCATACTTACCAATTCCCAGGTaataaaaataggtctgggggtAATGCTGAGAGGCTTTGTGTCTATTGTGCCCCCAATTTTGCCACTCTTTTGGTTTCCATATTGCCGTTCCCATGTTCTTTCCCATGCCTTTTGTCTCCACCAAGATGTCATGAAACTTGCTTGTGCTGATATTACATTTAATCGCTTATACCCAGTTGTTCTGGTGGCTCTGACTATCTTCCTAGATGCTCTGATCATTCTCTTTTCTTACATCCTGATTCTAAAGACAGTTATGGGCATTGCCTCTGGAGAGGAGCGAGCTAAGGCCCTCAACACTTGTGTCTCCCATATGAGCTGTGTCCTGGTATTTTACATCACTGTGATTGGCCTGACCTTCATCCACAGATTTGGGAAGCATGTCCCCCATGTGGTCCATATCACCATGAGCTATGtctactttctctttcctccattcATGAACCCAATTATATACAGCATCAAGACCAAGCAGATTCAGAAGAGCATCATTCACCTATTTTCTGGGCATGGCAGAGCTTGA